From Halobacillus sp. Marseille-Q1614, the proteins below share one genomic window:
- a CDS encoding cupin domain-containing protein codes for MKSDDLINQLGLKAHPEGGFYKPTYESDISTETPHGKRSLYTSIYFLLRSKDVSHFHRLQSDELWYFHGGSPLTVHMITPEGEYKEVKLGLNISRGEVPQFVVSKHTIFGSSVDEEDTFSLAGCMVSPGFDFEDFELFEKQELMKQYPQHRKIINKLAYEK; via the coding sequence ATGAAAAGCGATGATTTAATTAACCAGCTGGGACTAAAAGCCCACCCAGAAGGCGGATTTTATAAACCAACCTACGAATCAGATATCTCCACTGAAACTCCTCATGGAAAGCGAAGTTTGTACACAAGCATTTATTTTCTGCTGCGTTCTAAAGACGTTTCTCACTTTCACAGGCTTCAATCGGATGAGCTCTGGTATTTTCACGGAGGAAGCCCGCTCACTGTCCATATGATCACACCAGAAGGCGAATATAAGGAAGTGAAGCTCGGCCTTAATATCAGCAGAGGAGAAGTGCCGCAATTCGTCGTGTCAAAACATACGATATTCGGTTCTTCTGTAGATGAAGAGGATACGTTTTCTCTGGCAGGCTGTATGGTCTCTCCCGGCTTTGATTTTGAGGACTTTGAGTTATTTGAAAAACAGGAGCTGATGAAGCAATATCCTCAGCACCGCAAAATCATTAACAAGCTTGCTTATGAGAAATAA
- a CDS encoding YqjF family protein: protein MYEDILSKTEYRDSPLPKGPWVFSQQWDHTLFMHHSVDKEALLPFIPAGLELDTFEGEAWISIIPFRVSGMHFRMIPKIPYLHTFLELNVRTYVKRNGVPGICFFSLDAEKLLDVLGARATTLPYYYASMNMTRKGDTFHYYSKRKGKSGALLQGTWRPVSAGYSPEKGSVANWLVERYYLWTPVNDSLYSIGVHHLPWKIHDASGHFETYNLSPLPPSAFSGGKFLLHYAEARRVLFWPMKKS, encoded by the coding sequence ATGTATGAAGATATTCTTTCAAAAACCGAATATCGTGATTCTCCGCTTCCTAAAGGACCATGGGTATTCTCTCAACAATGGGACCACACCTTATTTATGCATCACTCCGTAGATAAGGAAGCTCTCCTCCCTTTCATTCCAGCCGGGCTGGAATTAGATACATTTGAAGGCGAGGCGTGGATCTCTATCATCCCCTTTCGAGTAAGCGGCATGCATTTTCGAATGATCCCGAAGATCCCTTACCTTCATACTTTTTTAGAACTCAATGTGCGTACATATGTTAAAAGAAACGGCGTTCCAGGAATCTGCTTTTTCAGTCTCGATGCTGAAAAGCTATTAGACGTGTTAGGAGCCAGAGCTACGACTCTGCCTTATTATTACGCGTCTATGAACATGACCAGGAAAGGAGATACGTTTCATTACTATAGTAAGCGAAAAGGAAAATCAGGTGCTCTGCTGCAAGGAACCTGGCGTCCGGTGTCTGCCGGTTACTCCCCAGAAAAAGGAAGCGTGGCAAACTGGCTCGTTGAACGCTATTATTTATGGACACCTGTTAATGATTCCTTGTATTCGATAGGCGTGCATCACTTACCGTGGAAAATCCATGATGCTTCCGGTCATTTTGAAACATATAATCTTTCGCCTTTACCTCCTTCTGCTTTTTCCGGGGGGAAATTTCTCCTTCATTACGCGGAAGCCAGACGAGTGCTGTTCTGGCCGATGAAAAAATCATAA
- a CDS encoding sigma-54-dependent Fis family transcriptional regulator, giving the protein MLSILNDYKDGIFETFFGNVNHCIVIVDKKGYISYMNEGYCEFLKVDKAAVKGKHVTDVINNTRMHIVAETGKEEMADIQYIRGNYMIANRVPLRSEGKLVGALGMVLFRDTEEWLKMNSHIKALLMELETYRNQMNKQSGASYSLHDIITSSPEMQKVKDKVKKLATGDVSVLLRGESGTGKELFAHSIHQLSERHTKPFIKVNCAAIPEHLIESELFGYQEGAFTGAKKGGKPGKFQLADGGTLFLDEIGDMPLHTQVKILRVLQEGEAEAIGAVKPQQIDVRIVAATNQPLEKLIETQKFRNDLFYRINAMQVFIPPLRERPEDLRVLSKYLLQKLTDRIGKRVAEFAPEVHSCFQTYDWPGNVRELENVIESAVYLTNEETIQLGDLPDHMRYKYNPEEQSLKEILEGTERKAIEQALKRCKGDKVKAAKALGIGKSSFYDKVKKYELSIIP; this is encoded by the coding sequence ATGCTGTCCATTTTAAATGATTATAAGGATGGAATTTTTGAGACGTTCTTTGGAAACGTCAATCACTGCATTGTGATCGTCGATAAAAAAGGCTATATTTCATACATGAACGAAGGTTATTGTGAATTCTTAAAGGTTGATAAAGCAGCAGTAAAAGGAAAGCATGTCACTGATGTCATTAACAATACAAGGATGCATATCGTTGCGGAAACAGGAAAGGAAGAGATGGCTGATATTCAGTATATCCGCGGCAATTATATGATCGCCAACCGCGTCCCGCTGCGCTCTGAAGGGAAGCTCGTCGGAGCGCTTGGGATGGTTCTGTTCCGTGATACAGAAGAATGGCTGAAAATGAATAGTCACATTAAGGCACTTCTGATGGAGCTTGAAACTTACAGAAATCAAATGAATAAGCAAAGTGGAGCCAGCTATTCTCTGCACGATATTATTACATCTTCTCCGGAAATGCAAAAGGTGAAAGACAAGGTGAAAAAGCTGGCAACCGGCGACGTGTCCGTCTTGTTAAGAGGGGAAAGCGGAACAGGCAAGGAGCTTTTCGCCCACAGCATCCACCAGCTGAGTGAGCGTCATACGAAGCCTTTTATAAAGGTCAACTGTGCCGCCATTCCTGAGCATTTAATAGAGTCTGAGCTGTTTGGTTATCAGGAAGGAGCTTTTACAGGTGCTAAAAAAGGCGGGAAGCCCGGAAAATTTCAGCTCGCGGATGGAGGCACTCTTTTCCTTGATGAAATCGGCGATATGCCCCTTCACACTCAAGTGAAAATTCTGCGTGTGCTGCAAGAGGGAGAGGCAGAAGCTATTGGTGCTGTGAAGCCGCAGCAAATTGACGTGCGGATCGTGGCGGCGACCAATCAACCACTGGAAAAGCTGATCGAAACACAAAAGTTTCGCAACGATTTATTTTATCGGATTAATGCAATGCAGGTGTTTATTCCTCCATTAAGGGAGCGTCCGGAGGATTTACGGGTCCTTTCTAAATATCTTTTACAGAAGCTTACAGACCGCATCGGAAAGCGGGTCGCTGAGTTTGCCCCTGAGGTGCACAGCTGTTTTCAAACTTATGATTGGCCGGGGAATGTCCGGGAGTTAGAGAATGTGATTGAATCCGCTGTCTATTTAACAAATGAAGAGACCATTCAGCTTGGCGATCTCCCTGATCATATGCGGTACAAATATAATCCCGAAGAACAATCGTTGAAGGAGATTCTTGAGGGTACAGAGAGAAAGGCTATTGAACAGGCTTTAAAAAGGTGCAAAGGCGACAAAGTTAAGGCTGCAAAAGCTCTTGGAATTGGGAAATCCAGCTTTTATGACAAAGTGAAAAAGTACGAGTTATCAATCATTCCGTAA
- a CDS encoding CoA transferase subunit A, which translates to MKTIYSSFEQAVKDIKDGSVIMVGGFGLVGIPENLILALVDSKVKHLTVISNNCGVDDWGLGLLLKNKQIDKMIGSYVGENKEFERQVLSGELEVELTPQGTLAERIRAGGAGIPAFYTPAGVGTPLAEDGEVRNFDGKDYLLQTGLRADFSLVRAAKGDRHGNLIYNKTARNFNPMMAAAGKTTIAEVEEFVKTGELEADQIHTPGIYVQGLIQGAQEKRIERLTLRTHA; encoded by the coding sequence ATGAAAACCATTTATTCATCATTCGAACAGGCAGTAAAAGATATAAAAGACGGGTCTGTCATCATGGTCGGCGGTTTCGGGCTTGTCGGTATACCGGAGAACTTGATTCTCGCTTTAGTAGATTCAAAGGTTAAGCACCTTACAGTTATCTCTAACAATTGTGGAGTCGATGACTGGGGGCTTGGACTTTTGTTGAAAAATAAGCAGATTGATAAAATGATTGGCTCTTATGTTGGTGAGAATAAAGAGTTTGAACGACAGGTACTTTCAGGTGAATTGGAAGTTGAACTGACACCACAAGGGACGCTGGCCGAACGGATTCGTGCAGGAGGAGCAGGTATTCCGGCATTTTACACACCAGCAGGGGTCGGTACTCCTCTAGCAGAAGACGGGGAAGTCAGGAATTTTGATGGAAAAGATTATCTGCTTCAAACCGGACTGCGTGCTGATTTCAGCCTTGTCAGGGCAGCCAAAGGTGACAGGCACGGCAACCTCATTTATAACAAAACGGCCCGCAATTTCAATCCGATGATGGCAGCAGCCGGAAAAACAACAATTGCGGAAGTAGAAGAGTTCGTTAAGACAGGAGAACTAGAGGCGGATCAGATTCATACCCCAGGCATTTACGTACAAGGACTCATTCAGGGAGCTCAGGAAAAGCGGATTGAACGATTAACACTTAGGACACACGCATAA
- a CDS encoding 3-oxoacid CoA-transferase subunit B codes for MKLDRAQVRERIARRAEQEIESGYYVNLGIGMPTMVANYIQEDKEVVLQSENGLLGIGRSPYEEEVNPDLINAGKETVTEAPGASYCDSAESFAMIRGEHLDLAILGGMEVSEKGDLANWMIPGKMIKGMGGAMDIVHGAKKIVIIMDHVNKHGDPKILKTCQLPLTGQGVVDRIITERSVIDVTRQGLELVEVLNGWTVDEVKVSTEAELTIS; via the coding sequence ATGAAATTAGATAGAGCCCAAGTGAGAGAAAGAATTGCCCGGCGAGCTGAGCAGGAAATTGAAAGCGGTTACTATGTCAACTTAGGAATCGGAATGCCGACAATGGTAGCGAACTACATTCAAGAGGATAAAGAGGTCGTTCTTCAGTCGGAAAACGGGCTGCTTGGGATTGGAAGATCCCCTTATGAAGAGGAAGTGAACCCGGACTTAATCAATGCCGGAAAGGAAACGGTGACCGAAGCGCCAGGAGCCTCTTATTGCGACAGCGCAGAGTCTTTTGCCATGATACGCGGCGAGCATTTGGATCTGGCCATACTCGGCGGTATGGAAGTTTCAGAGAAGGGTGACCTTGCCAATTGGATGATTCCAGGAAAAATGATTAAAGGCATGGGCGGAGCGATGGATATTGTCCATGGAGCTAAGAAGATCGTCATTATCATGGATCACGTCAACAAACACGGTGATCCGAAAATTTTAAAAACGTGTCAGCTGCCATTAACAGGGCAGGGAGTGGTTGACCGCATCATTACAGAACGCTCGGTCATCGATGTTACGCGGCAGGGCCTTGAATTAGTGGAGGTTCTAAATGGATGGACAGTTGATGAAGTAAAAGTTTCTACAGAGGCTGAGCTGACAATAAGCTAG
- a CDS encoding 3-hydroxybutyrate dehydrogenase, whose translation MSQVVFITGAASGIGYQIGTAFAKEGAKVVLSDVNEEKVKEAAEALKKQGYECIGLKCDVTKEEELISSIDETVNTYGRLDVLINNAGLQHVASIEEFPTEKFRFITDVMLVAPFMAIKHAFPIMKKQGFGRIINMASINGLIGFAGKSAYNSSKHGVIGLTKVTALEGAEHGITVNAICPGYVDTPLVRNQLEDLAVNRGVSLEKVLEEVIYPLVPQKRLLSVEEIADYTMFLASEKARGVTGQAVVLDGGYTAQ comes from the coding sequence ATGAGCCAAGTTGTCTTTATTACAGGTGCTGCAAGCGGCATCGGATATCAAATAGGAACAGCATTCGCAAAAGAAGGAGCAAAAGTAGTACTCAGTGATGTAAATGAAGAAAAAGTAAAAGAAGCGGCAGAAGCCTTGAAGAAACAAGGCTATGAGTGTATCGGCCTGAAATGTGATGTAACAAAGGAGGAAGAATTAATCAGCTCCATCGATGAGACGGTCAACACTTATGGACGTCTTGATGTGTTGATCAACAACGCCGGGCTGCAGCATGTGGCCTCCATTGAAGAATTCCCAACAGAGAAGTTCCGTTTTATTACGGATGTCATGCTGGTGGCGCCGTTTATGGCCATTAAGCATGCTTTTCCAATTATGAAAAAGCAGGGATTTGGCCGGATTATCAATATGGCCTCGATAAACGGATTAATCGGTTTTGCAGGAAAATCTGCTTATAACAGCTCCAAACACGGGGTAATCGGATTAACCAAAGTTACAGCATTAGAGGGGGCGGAACACGGAATTACCGTCAATGCAATCTGCCCTGGCTATGTGGATACGCCGCTTGTGCGCAATCAGCTGGAAGACTTGGCCGTAAACCGCGGAGTTTCTCTTGAAAAAGTGTTAGAAGAGGTTATTTATCCGCTGGTTCCTCAGAAGCGGCTGTTGTCTGTGGAGGAAATCGCGGACTATACGATGTTTTTGGCCAGCGAAAAAGCAAGAGGTGTAACCGGTCAGGCTGTTGTGCTTGATGGCGGCTATACGGCTCAATAA